Part of the Brassica oleracea var. oleracea cultivar TO1000 chromosome C8, BOL, whole genome shotgun sequence genome is shown below.
TAAACACACAACCAAAACATGATGGTTTTGGGAGAACTTGTCTGAGTTCCCAACTTTCAATGCGGCTGCTATCATCTGAACCTCAACTTAACTCTACATGTAAGTCCCAAAGCTGCAGCTGGAAGCCTTACTCCCATCCCAATGACTTTGCTGCCAACGCCTCTATCCTTCTCATCATCATCTTCTCATCTCTCATCTGCGTCCTCTCTCTCCAGGCTGCCTTACGTTGTTGCCTCCGTCCAGTCATCCAGCATGACCCTAAACCCGACCCTGACCCTGAGGTCTCTCGTTCAGAAGCTTTCCCGGTACTTGTTTACTCCCCTGGGCTGAACCTGGCAGGCACTGAAGCAGAGTGTATCATTTGCTTGTCTGAATTCAAGGACGGTGACACCCTCCGCGTGTTGGATAGATGCAAACATGGGTTCCACGTTCACTGTATCCAGCAGTGGTTCTCCTCCAACCGTTCTTGTCCCACTTGCCGTACAGACATCTTCTCACCAACCGGAACTCCTTAGTCAGATGCCCTCATGGTCAATACAGCTTCCTGGTTTTGACTACGTTTTCCTTTTTATTTTCTTTCCCAAACAACTCACACCTCTATCATGTTTTTCCAAGCTAGTTTATTTGTTACCTTTTGTTGTTTTATGTTCCATGAAATCATAAACACACAAAAGAGAAACCGATATAAAGTCACTTTCGTGAACCAAACTGTACTATACGCAAAACAAACAAAGACGATAACGAAGCAAAGCATAACATTACCTCAAAACATAGAGGGGCCAAAGGCTTTATT
Proteins encoded:
- the LOC106308195 gene encoding RING-H2 finger protein ATL79, with the translated sequence MPSFPSFSINTQPKHDGFGRTCLSSQLSMRLLSSEPQLNSTCKSQSCSWKPYSHPNDFAANASILLIIIFSSLICVLSLQAALRCCLRPVIQHDPKPDPDPEVSRSEAFPVLVYSPGLNLAGTEAECIICLSEFKDGDTLRVLDRCKHGFHVHCIQQWFSSNRSCPTCRTDIFSPTGTP